The genomic segment TAAGCCTGAATTTCAAATGCATCTACAGCATAATCTTTATGAGCCGTAATAAAAATAATAAGGTAATGTTTCGGGAAGTGATTAATAATTTTACCTAATGCCATTCCATCTAATTTAGGCATATTGATATCCAAAAAAATAATATCCGGTTTGTTTTGCTCAATAAACTCTAATGCCTTAATAGAATCATCAAATTCATCCATTATTTTTATACTACTGAAATTATTTATGAAGTACTTTAGCTCCTCTCTTGAAGGATATTCATCATCAACAATAATACAATTCATATCGTCACTCCCTTATTTCCCTCACATTGAAATTGATTCTAGTACCACTCGTACGTCTTTCTATCCTTAATCCTTCACCATAAATATACTTTAATCTATTATGAACATTTGACATGCCTATTTTATTTTCTTCCATTTTACCTTCATAGACTTTTTCTATAATCTCTTTTGAAATTCCAACTCCATCATCTTCAATTACTATTGTAATGTCACCAGCCGCAATTTTTTTAATTTCAATTGTCACGCTGCCGTATCCTTTCCCCTCTAAAATACCATGTTTAATAGAATTTTCAACTATTGGTTGAATGATCAGATTTGGAATCTTGACATCTAAATCGTCTTCAATATCATAAATTACATGAAGTTTTTCTCCAAACCTTGCTTTTTCTATCTCTATATATGCTTTAACCTGCTCTAGTTCACGGTAAATATCTACGAGATTTTCTCCTGTTTCTAAATTATATCTCAAGTAAGTGGATAAATTTATAATTAACTCTCTTGCACGGTTAGGATCAAGTCTAATAAATGAAATTATAGTATTTAGTGCATTAAATAAAAAATGAGGGTTTATTTGAGCTTGTAACGCCTTTATTTCAGCCTTATTTGCCATATTCTTTAGCTCTCCTAATTTACTAATTTCTAATTGAGTAGAAATTAGTTGGGATAATCCTACGGCTAAGTTTATATTTCTAAAGGAAATTGCATCCTCGCTGCAATAATATATTTTTAATGTTCCTATCATTTCGTCTCCTTCCTTCAAAGGAGCAATGATTGCGGATTTCAAATTGCACTTAACATTAGGACAATCTATCTGTTTTGCATTAGTTAAAGAAAGTAAGTTTCCCTCTCTAATAACTTTTTTTGTAGCTTCTGTTACAATCCGTTTTCCTCTTATATGATGATCAGCTCCTACACCTACATGAGCTAATATATACTCCTTATTTGTTATAGATACTGCATCTGAATGAATTGAATCTTTTATTATTCCACATATCTCTTCAAATGAATTTTCTTGCATTTTTCTAAAATATGGCAATGTTTTATTAGCTATTTCCAAAGCTATTTGTGCTTGTTTTGCTGCGATTTCTTCCTTTTCCTTATGTATTTTTTGAATTATTAATATTAAGATTGCGATTCCTATGGCATTTGTAAAGCTCATAGGTAAATATATACTTTCCACAATTGTTAAGGCCCTACTAAAAGGATGTGCCATCACAAGTATTAAAATCATTTCTAACGTTTCAATTAGAATCCCACCAATTAGCCCATACAACCACTTGTTATTTTCATTTGATTTTTTATATATTATACTTGCAACTATTCCTGAAATTATAGTTACGATTGTACAAGGTATTGATGTAACCCCTCCTACATCTACTAGTAGCCTGTGGATTCCAGCTATAACCCCTGCA from the Clostridium sp. CM027 genome contains:
- a CDS encoding sensor histidine kinase, whose protein sequence is MIELLRNLTNNLGYVILIAFFVSRIGSFKRIVQKDEFKKKDLIMLSIIFGTFGILGTHTGTEFNGAIANTRIIGVMAGGILCGPFVGILAGVIAGIHRLLVDVGGVTSIPCTIVTIISGIVASIIYKKSNENNKWLYGLIGGILIETLEMILILVMAHPFSRALTIVESIYLPMSFTNAIGIAILILIIQKIHKEKEEIAAKQAQIALEIANKTLPYFRKMQENSFEEICGIIKDSIHSDAVSITNKEYILAHVGVGADHHIRGKRIVTEATKKVIREGNLLSLTNAKQIDCPNVKCNLKSAIIAPLKEGDEMIGTLKIYYCSEDAISFRNINLAVGLSQLISTQLEISKLGELKNMANKAEIKALQAQINPHFLFNALNTIISFIRLDPNRARELIINLSTYLRYNLETGENLVDIYRELEQVKAYIEIEKARFGEKLHVIYDIEDDLDVKIPNLIIQPIVENSIKHGILEGKGYGSVTIEIKKIAAGDITIVIEDDGVGISKEIIEKVYEGKMEENKIGMSNVHNRLKYIYGEGLRIERRTSGTRINFNVREIRE